A stretch of Drosophila simulans strain w501 unplaced genomic scaffold, Prin_Dsim_3.1 Segkk47_quiver_pilon, whole genome shotgun sequence DNA encodes these proteins:
- the LOC123327417 gene encoding uncharacterized protein LOC123327417, translated as MHEVLPAPNPAALPAPTRRERHPAAPRPVRISRTPPPAPVANNRPRPKVSVASPAVATGQQKAVPILPTAIVVLDTGSKTFETGAMIDPCMPVSSIDRSLAAAFRLPITRLGGDEVCSVALRSRISTFRLNVVLKIEPSLRIRTPIRALSDAARAKFDGVRLADERFHRPASISLVLGSDVYANLIQPGFLKIDDGLPVAQNTVFGWTVSGTCTK; from the coding sequence atgcacgaggtcCTGCCCGCTCCGAACCCGGCAGCGCTACCAGCTCCGACGCGCAGAGAACGCCATCCCGCTGCACCTCGTCCGGTCCGGATTTCACGCACTCCGCCACCAGCCCCAGTCGCCAACAATCGCCCGCGTCCGAAGGTCTCCGTCGCGTCTCCGGCGGTGGCAACAGGGCAGCAGAAGGCTGTCCCCATACTGCCTACAGCCATCGTCGTGCTGGACACGGgctcgaagaccttcgagaccgggGCCATGATCGACCCATGCATGCCGGTGAGCAGCATCGACCGGTCGTTGGCGGCTGCGTTCCGGCTGCCCATCACTCGGCTGGGAGGCGACGAGGTCTGCTCGGTGGCACTCCGGTCCCGAATAAGCACCTTCCGACTCAACGTCGTCCTGAAGATCGAACCCAGCCTAAGGATCCGGACACCCATCCGAGCTCTGAGCGACGCCGCCAGGGCCAAGTTTGACGGTGTTCGTCTCGCGGACGAGCGCTTCCACCGGCCGGCCTCCATCTCCCTCGTGTTGGGATCAGATGTATACGCCAATTTGATCCAACCGGGGTTCCTAAAAATTGATGATGGGTTGCCCGTCGCGCAGAACACGGTGTTCGGATGGACCGTTTCTGGAACGTGCACGAAATGA